In the genome of Vanacampus margaritifer isolate UIUO_Vmar chromosome 1, RoL_Vmar_1.0, whole genome shotgun sequence, one region contains:
- the LOC144040702 gene encoding uncharacterized protein LOC144040702, with amino-acid sequence MMMMVTTRLMPKLQRTRGGSFDHVLRPQRLAVLAPENVVHDRALLRTRTLIRTTTKSILSPMDILRRSGYNLTTEKVIRTVFYPQKTAKIADRAHNDVPLQRRQRELQLRVTLLRVSKIKVQGPVDPRKKIPKILAGMKQAGSQTHSPLLRSQDREVPQQS; translated from the exons atgatgatgatggtgacaacgaggttgatgccgaagttgcagcgtacacgcggcggcagcttcgaccacgttttaaggcctcagaggctagcggtgctagcgccggaaaacgtggtgcacgaccgagcacttctccgcacgaggacgttgattcggacgacgacgaagagtatcctgagtccgatggatattcttcggaggagtgggtacaatctgaccacggagaaagtgatacGGACAGTCTTTTATCCGCAGAAGActgcgaag atcgcgGATCGTGCTCACAACGACGTCcctctgcaaagacgacaaagagag ctgcagctcagagtgacactCCTCAGAGTGAGCAAAATAAAGGTCCAAGGACCAGTGGATCccagaaaaaag atcccaaaaattctggctggcatgaagcaggctggcagccaaactcattcccctttactgcggagccaggaccgagaggtgccgcagcagagctga